From Tautonia plasticadhaerens, the proteins below share one genomic window:
- a CDS encoding sulfite exporter TauE/SafE family protein: MPGPALALAATFALASAVGVVTGATSLVTVPALLEAGIDPHVAVATNMLALVGLSLGGAIPLLRGGAARGERLAPLVALTAVGSLAGALLLPALPTRAVPLLVAASMIAMTAFLLVDRAAPSGRPRAAGVATATDPRRLAALAATLLLGAYGGLFSGGYVTLLTAAYVTLLRMDLRRAVAVTKVINLVSSLVATAVFAAWGLVDWRLGLVLGSASFAGGLGGGAVAARVDRRLLRGAFLLGVAVLAARLLIRVATAG; encoded by the coding sequence ATGCCCGGCCCGGCCCTCGCGCTGGCAGCGACCTTCGCCCTCGCCTCGGCGGTCGGCGTGGTCACCGGGGCGACCTCGCTGGTCACCGTCCCGGCCCTGCTGGAGGCCGGCATCGACCCCCACGTCGCCGTCGCGACCAACATGCTGGCGCTGGTCGGCCTGAGTCTCGGGGGCGCCATCCCGCTGCTCCGGGGAGGGGCGGCCCGGGGGGAGCGGCTCGCCCCGCTCGTCGCCCTCACCGCGGTCGGCTCCCTCGCGGGGGCCCTGCTCCTGCCCGCCCTCCCGACCCGGGCGGTGCCGCTCCTCGTCGCCGCGTCGATGATCGCGATGACGGCCTTCCTCCTCGTCGACCGGGCCGCGCCGTCCGGCCGCCCCCGGGCGGCCGGCGTGGCGACGGCGACCGACCCACGCCGCCTCGCGGCCCTCGCCGCGACGCTGCTGCTGGGGGCCTACGGGGGGCTCTTCAGCGGCGGTTATGTCACCTTGCTCACGGCCGCCTATGTCACCCTGCTCCGCATGGACTTGCGGCGGGCGGTGGCCGTCACCAAGGTGATAAACCTCGTCTCCTCACTCGTCGCCACGGCGGTCTTCGCCGCCTGGGGGCTGGTCGACTGGCGGCTCGGCCTCGTGCTCGGGTCGGCGAGCTTCGCGGGGGGCCTCGGCGGCGGTGCGGTCGCCGCTCGGGTCGACCGACGCCTGCTCCGGGGGGCCTTCCTGCTCGGCGTCGCCGTCCTGGCGGCCCGGCTCCTGATCCGGGTAGCAACCGCCGGCTGA